In Centroberyx gerrardi isolate f3 chromosome 20, fCenGer3.hap1.cur.20231027, whole genome shotgun sequence, a genomic segment contains:
- the LOC139932865 gene encoding glucagon receptor-like — MDRTSDIMAFICLLLLKLSKFEMASGKVLEETYRKWVQYKEDCSKMIEYEPFPQGLFCNRTFDRYACWPDTPADTVVNISCPYYLPWFDKVSQGVVRRRCSADGLWVREESGQVWRDMTQCEEEKEVASQELWFKQLMVSFRMLYTVGYSLSLFTLITALIILLSIRKLHCTRNYIHANLFMSFILRAVSVIVKDTMLERHWGREIMKQADLSEMLSHQAAIGCRIAQVMMQYCVLANHFWFFGEAIYLYSVLIASVFIENNKYLPYICLGWGTPLLFVIPWVVMKLLKENQECWAVNENMNYWWIIRFPILFASLINLLIFMKILKVILSKLRASNHNGYPDYKLRLAKATLTLIPLFGIHEVIFVFATDEQTTGILRYIKVFFTLFLNSFQGFLVAVLYCYANKEVRTELKRKLHSWRIEVEMVCCGQ, encoded by the exons ATGGACAGGACATCAGATATAATGGCATTCATCTGCCTGCTGCTTCTCAAACTGTCAAAG TTTGAGATGGCCAGTGGCAAAGTCCTAGAGGAGACTTATCGGAAGTGGGTCCAGTATAAAGAAGACTGTTCCAAAATGATCGAATATGAGCCTTTCCCTCAAG GCTTGTTCTGTAACAGGACATTTGACAGATACGCCTGCTGGCCTGACACTCCCGCCGACACTGTTGTCAACATTTCTTGCCCCTACTACCTGCCATGGTTCGACAAAG TGTCCCAGGGTGTTGTGCGTCGGCGGTGCAGCGCTGACGGCCTgtgggtgagggaggagagcgggcaggtgtggagggacaTGACCCagtgtgaggaggagaaggaggtggcaTCTCAGGAG CTGTGGTTCAAACAATTGATGGTGAGCTTCAGGATGTTATACACAGTCGGATATTCCTTGTCCCTCTTCACTCTCATAACGGCACTTATTATTCTTCTGAGTATCAG GAAACTGCATTGCACCAGGAACTACATCCACGCTAACCTCTTCATGTCCTTCATCCTGCGAGCGGTGTCCGTCATCGTGAAGGACACCATGCTGGAGCGCCACTGGGGCCGGGAAATCATGAAGCAGGCCGATCTGAGCGAGATGCTCAGTCACCAG gcTGCTATTGGCTGCAGGATAGCCCAGGTGATGATGCAATACTGTGTTCTGGCCAATCACTTTTGGTTCTTTGGAGAGGCGATTTACTTGTACTCTGTTCTTATTGCCTCAGTGTTCATTGAGAACAACAAATACTTACCTTACATCTGCCTTGGCTGGG GAACCCCACTTCTGTTTGTGATACCTTGGGTAGTGATGAAATTATTGAAAGAAAACCagga GTGTTGGGCTGTCAATGAGAACATGAACTACTGGTGGATCATCCGCTTCCCTATTCTTTTTGCTTCACTG ATCAACCTGCTGATTTTCATGAAGATCCTGAAGGTCATTCTTTCCAAATTACGAGCCAGCAACCACAATGGTTACCCTGATTACAAGCTTCG GCTCGCCAAGGCGACCCTCACCCTCATTCCTCTGTTTGGGATTCATGAGGTCATATTCGTCTTCGCTACAGACGAGCAGACTACCGGCATTCTGCGCTACATCAAAGTCTTCTTCACCCTCTTCCTCAATTCATTTCAG GGCTTTCTGGTGGCTGTGCTCTACTGCTACGCCAATAAAGAG GTGAGGACAGAGCTGAAGAGGAAGCTGCACAGCTGGAGGATAGAGGTGGAGATGGTGTGCTGTGGACAGTGA